From Fusarium oxysporum f. sp. lycopersici 4287 chromosome 10, whole genome shotgun sequence, the proteins below share one genomic window:
- a CDS encoding gamma-glutamyltranspeptidase, whose protein sequence is MPLPTSSIYEPPSAGFTGFPSRRSVVHSTEGIVAAPQPHAANCGLEILRAGGNAADAAVAVAAGLNVTEPVSTGIGGDMFLLYFDAATKQVKSLNGSGRSGSKQTIENIRKSLNIPDGKVGEIPTHHVHAATVPGAAAGWVDTVERFGSGKVSLSQILEPAIKLAENGFPLTEIASHSWQAQEKLLRDASPNFAEMLKKDPSAQDGVRAPRPGEVFKNPTLAQTFRTLATEGKKGFYTGRIAEEIVKVVQDLGGYLELDDLKHHLETGTQNTEPISVKFRGQGLTDKDPNGGVELWEHPPNGQGIVALMALGIIEQLEKQGKIPKFTPEDHNSTAYLHAIIEALRLGFTDASWYVTDPDTTKVPTAGMISPSYLAERAKIFSASKAHDGVQPGNPDFVSPALQSSDTVYFTVTDSAGNAASFINSNYAGFGTAIIPKGCGFTLQNRGANFSLDEKHPNKLEPRKRPYHTIIPGMATNISDGSLHSTFGVMGGFNQPQGTIQVLLNQVLFGLNPQQALDAPRICIGAGMPDEGNVLDWTVHVEEGISEKTVDELKKLGHNVVVLKGWKRAMFGRGQIIRYTVDPDGTPVWSAGSDPRADGAAYPQ, encoded by the exons ATGCCACTGCCTACGTCGTCGATTTATGAGCCGCCTTCGGCTGGCTTCACTGGCTTTCCTTCCAGGAGGAGCGTTGTTCATAGCACGGAGGGTATTGTAGCGGCGCCTCAACCTCATGCTGCGAATTGTGGTCTTGAAATTCTGAGAGCTGGTGGTAATGCAGCT GACGCAGCTGTGGCAGTTG CCGCGGGCTTGAACGTCACAGAGCCTGTGTCCACCGGCATCGGTGGTGACATGTTCCTCCTCTACTTCGATGCCGCCACAAAGCAAGTCAAAAGTCTCAATGGCTCCGGCCGCTCAGGCTCAAAGCAGACCATCGAGAACATTCGCAAGAGCCTCAACATTCCCGACGGTAAAGTTGGCGAAATCCCAACTCATCACGTTCACGCTGCTACTGTTCCCGGCGCTGCAGCTGGCTGGGTCGATACCGTTGAGAGATTCGGCAGTGGAAAAGTTAGCTTGAGCCAGATCCTCGAACCAGCGATCAAGCTAGCTGAGAATGGGTTCCCTCTTACTGAAATCGCTTCTCACTCT tggcaagctcaagagaAGCTTCTTCGTGATGCTTCCCCCAACTTCGCAGAGATGCTCAAGAAAGACCCCTCCGCACAAGATGGCGTGAGAGCCCCTCGTCCAGGTGAAGTCTTCAAGAACCCAACTCTCGCTCAAACATTCAGAACTTTGGCGACGGAGGGTAAGAAGGGTTTCTACACCGGTCGTATTGCAGAGGAGATCGTAAAGGTTGTTCAAGACCTGGGAGGATATCTCGAACTCGACGACTTGAAGCACCATCTCGAAACCGGCACTCAGAACACAGAGCCCATTTCCGTCAAATTCCGCGGTCAAGGCCTCACAGACAAAGATCCCAACGGCGGTGTTGAGCTCTGGGAACATCCCCCCAACGGCCAAGGTATCGTCGCTCTCATGGCACTGGGTATAATCGAACAGCTCGAGAAACAGGGAAAGATTCCAAAGTTTACACCGGAAGATCATAACTCTACGGCGTATCTCCACGCTATTATCGAGGCTCTACGTCTCGGCTTCACAGACGCAAGTTGGTACGTCACCGACCCGGACACCACTAAGGTTCCCACCGCTGGCATGATCTCCCCATCATACCTCGCCGAGCGcgccaagatcttctctGCTTCAAAAGCCCACGATGGTGTTCAACCCGGAAACCCTGATTTCGTATCCCCTGCTCTTCAAAGCAGCGATACAGTTTATTTCACTGTTACTGACTCCGCTGGTAACGCTGCTTCGTTTATCAACTCCAACTATGCTGGTTTCGGAACTGCGATTATTCCCAAGGGTTGTGGCTTCACACTTCAGAACCGTGGTGCGAATTTCTCCTTGGATGAGAAACATCCTAATAAGCTTGAGCCGAGAAAACGACCTTATCACACGATTATTCCCGGCATGGCTACGAATATTAGCGATGGATCCCTGCATTCCACATTCGGTGTAATGGGTGGATTCAACCAACCCCAAGGAACCATCCAAGTTTTACTTAACCAAGTCCTTTTCGGTCTGAATCCTCAACAGGCTCTTGATGCACCACGAATCTGCATTGGAGCCGGTATGCCAGATGAGGGCAACGTTTTGGACTGGACTGTTCATGTGGAGGAGGGTATTTCTGAAAAGACTGTTGAcgagttgaagaagttgggaCATAATGTCGTAGTGCTCAAGGGCTGGAAGAGGGCTATGTTTGGGCGTGGGCAGATTATTAGATATACTGTTGATCCGGATGGAACGCCGGTTTGGTCAGCTGGTAGTGATCCTAGAGCTGATGGTGCAGCATATCCTCAGTAA
- a CDS encoding gamma-glutamyltranspeptidase, which yields MFLLYFDAATKQVKSLNGSGRSGSKQTIENIRKSLNIPDGKVGEIPTHHVHAATVPGAAAGWVDTVERFGSGKVSLSQILEPAIKLAENGFPLTEIASHSWQAQEKLLRDASPNFAEMLKKDPSAQDGVRAPRPGEVFKNPTLAQTFRTLATEGKKGFYTGRIAEEIVKVVQDLGGYLELDDLKHHLETGTQNTEPISVKFRGQGLTDKDPNGGVELWEHPPNGQGIVALMALGIIEQLEKQGKIPKFTPEDHNSTAYLHAIIEALRLGFTDASWYVTDPDTTKVPTAGMISPSYLAERAKIFSASKAHDGVQPGNPDFVSPALQSSDTVYFTVTDSAGNAASFINSNYAGFGTAIIPKGCGFTLQNRGANFSLDEKHPNKLEPRKRPYHTIIPGMATNISDGSLHSTFGVMGGFNQPQGTIQVLLNQVLFGLNPQQALDAPRICIGAGMPDEGNVLDWTVHVEEGISEKTVDELKKLGHNVVVLKGWKRAMFGRGQIIRYTVDPDGTPVWSAGSDPRADGAAYPQ from the exons ATGTTCCTCCTCTACTTCGATGCCGCCACAAAGCAAGTCAAAAGTCTCAATGGCTCCGGCCGCTCAGGCTCAAAGCAGACCATCGAGAACATTCGCAAGAGCCTCAACATTCCCGACGGTAAAGTTGGCGAAATCCCAACTCATCACGTTCACGCTGCTACTGTTCCCGGCGCTGCAGCTGGCTGGGTCGATACCGTTGAGAGATTCGGCAGTGGAAAAGTTAGCTTGAGCCAGATCCTCGAACCAGCGATCAAGCTAGCTGAGAATGGGTTCCCTCTTACTGAAATCGCTTCTCACTCT tggcaagctcaagagaAGCTTCTTCGTGATGCTTCCCCCAACTTCGCAGAGATGCTCAAGAAAGACCCCTCCGCACAAGATGGCGTGAGAGCCCCTCGTCCAGGTGAAGTCTTCAAGAACCCAACTCTCGCTCAAACATTCAGAACTTTGGCGACGGAGGGTAAGAAGGGTTTCTACACCGGTCGTATTGCAGAGGAGATCGTAAAGGTTGTTCAAGACCTGGGAGGATATCTCGAACTCGACGACTTGAAGCACCATCTCGAAACCGGCACTCAGAACACAGAGCCCATTTCCGTCAAATTCCGCGGTCAAGGCCTCACAGACAAAGATCCCAACGGCGGTGTTGAGCTCTGGGAACATCCCCCCAACGGCCAAGGTATCGTCGCTCTCATGGCACTGGGTATAATCGAACAGCTCGAGAAACAGGGAAAGATTCCAAAGTTTACACCGGAAGATCATAACTCTACGGCGTATCTCCACGCTATTATCGAGGCTCTACGTCTCGGCTTCACAGACGCAAGTTGGTACGTCACCGACCCGGACACCACTAAGGTTCCCACCGCTGGCATGATCTCCCCATCATACCTCGCCGAGCGcgccaagatcttctctGCTTCAAAAGCCCACGATGGTGTTCAACCCGGAAACCCTGATTTCGTATCCCCTGCTCTTCAAAGCAGCGATACAGTTTATTTCACTGTTACTGACTCCGCTGGTAACGCTGCTTCGTTTATCAACTCCAACTATGCTGGTTTCGGAACTGCGATTATTCCCAAGGGTTGTGGCTTCACACTTCAGAACCGTGGTGCGAATTTCTCCTTGGATGAGAAACATCCTAATAAGCTTGAGCCGAGAAAACGACCTTATCACACGATTATTCCCGGCATGGCTACGAATATTAGCGATGGATCCCTGCATTCCACATTCGGTGTAATGGGTGGATTCAACCAACCCCAAGGAACCATCCAAGTTTTACTTAACCAAGTCCTTTTCGGTCTGAATCCTCAACAGGCTCTTGATGCACCACGAATCTGCATTGGAGCCGGTATGCCAGATGAGGGCAACGTTTTGGACTGGACTGTTCATGTGGAGGAGGGTATTTCTGAAAAGACTGTTGAcgagttgaagaagttgggaCATAATGTCGTAGTGCTCAAGGGCTGGAAGAGGGCTATGTTTGGGCGTGGGCAGATTATTAGATATACTGTTGATCCGGATGGAACGCCGGTTTGGTCAGCTGGTAGTGATCCTAGAGCTGATGGTGCAGCATATCCTCAGTAA
- a CDS encoding phosphopantothenoylcysteine decarboxylase: MLHRIQHGHDAHHEHHMRNSTEALEQARGDGKRHILLAASGSVATIKLVQIINGLKSQHNISIRLILTRSASEFLSGQSLEQPTVDQISRLPHVDAVYTDAHEWAQPWKRNAPILHIELRRWADVLVISPLSANTMAKIVNGMCDNLLTSVVRAWDVTGTVDGVKKKILVAPAMNTCMWNHPITARQLRVLEDEWGGESGWFEVLRPISKNLACGDVGNGAMVTWETIVEAIENKIKA; this comes from the coding sequence ATGCTTCACAGAATTCAACACGGGCACGACGCCCATCACGAGCACCATATGCGCAACTCAACTGAAGCTCTCGAACAGGCCCGAGGCGATGGCAAGCGCCATATTCTCCTCGCCGCCTCTGGTTCCGTGGCGACAATTAAGCTCGTTCAGATTATAAATGGTCTCAAATCACAACACAACATCTCCATCCGTCTCATCCTCACTCGATCAGCATCGGAATTTCTCTCAGGACAAAGTCTTGAACAACCCACTGTTGATCAAATCTCTCGTCTTCCGCATGTCGACGCTGTTTATACAGATGCGCATGAGTGGGCACAGCCGTGGAAGCGCAATGCACCGATTTTGCATATTGAGCTACGACGCTGGGCGGATGTTTTGGTTATTTCACCATTGAGCGCGAATACTATGGCCAAGATTGTCAACGGCATGTGCGATAATCTCTTGACGTCTGTTGTTCGAGCTTGGGATGTTACGGGGACTGTGGACGGTGttaagaagaagattcttGTCGCGCCTGCGATGAACACTTGTATGTGGAATCATCCCATCACTGCGAGACAGCTGCGAGTCTTGGAGGATGAATGGGGTGGGGAGAGTGGTTGGTTTGAGGTTCTGAGACCGATATCAAAGAATTTGGCTTGTGGTGATGTTGGAAATGGTGCCATGGTTACGTGGGAGACTATCGTTGAGGCGAttgagaacaagatcaaggcttAA
- a CDS encoding branched-chain amino acid aminotransferase — MAPSAVETQDVNLTAAAIHKKDLAQPTVNGTPQVQAPLDASKLTYTYTQSPRSVPDEANAHSGDETIATDHMVLASWKVSTGWAAPELKPYGPLSLMPTASVLHYATECFEGLKVFRGYDGKLRVFRPDRNAARLRMSASRISLPVFEPAEVEKLIIALLSVDGTKWLPADRAGSFLYIRPTIIGTAPQLGVSAPKEALLYIIVTYMPRMDAPPGGMRLHTSPDDMVRAWVGGFGYAKVGANYGPSLLATADARTRGFHQILWLYGAQGECTEAGASNFFVVWKRKDGKKEIITAPLDDKLILDGVTRRSCLELARERLGDEYEITERKYTIAEVVEADAEGRLIESFAAGTAYFICPVSQIHHRGQDINIPMGAEGEAGEVTGKIKGWLGDIMYGRTEHPWGVVIPEKKQ; from the exons ATGGCTCCCTCCGCCGTCGAGACCCAGGACGTAAACCTCACAGCCGCAGCAATCCACAAGAAAGATCTCGCCCAACCCACCGTCAACGGCACTCCCCAGGTCCAGGCTCCCCTCGACGCTTCAAAGCTCACATACACATACACACAATCCCCCCGCTCCGTCCCCGATGAAGCAAACGCTCACTCCGGCGACGAGACCATCGCCACAGACCACATGGTCCTCGCATCATGGAAGGTCTCTACCGGCTGGGCTGCCCCAGAGCTCAAGCCCTACGGACCGCTGAGCCTCATGCCCACTGCCTCTGTGCTGCACTACGCTACAGAGTGCTTCGAGGGTCTCAAGGTTTTCCGTGGTTATGATGGGAAGCTCCGTGTGTTCCGCCCTGATCGTAACGCTGCGCGTCTTCGCATGTCGGCGAGCCGTATCTCGCTTCCCGTCTTTGAGCCAGCAGAGGTagagaagctcatcatcgCTCTTCTTTCCGTCGACGGCACCAAGTGGCTTCCCGCCGATCGCGCTGGAAGCTTCTTGTACATCCGCCCAACCATCATCGGAACTGCTCCTCAGCTCGGTGTCTCTGCTCCCAAGGAGGCTCTCCTCTACATTATCGTGACCTACATGCCCCGCATGGACGCTCCCCCCGGCGGAATGCGTCTTCACACATCCCCCGACGACATGGTGCGCGCCTGGGTCGGTGGCTTCGGGTACGCCAAGGTTGGCGCCAATTACGGCCCTTCTCTGCTCGCCACGGCTGATGCACGAACCCGTGGATTCCACCAGATTCTCTGGCTGTACGGTGCTCAGGGCGAGTGTACCGAGGCTGGAGCCAGTAACTTCTTTGTTGTCTGGAAGCGaaaggatggcaagaaggagatcATCACTGCTCCTCTCGATGATAAGCTTATCCTTGATGGTGTCACCCGCCGAAGCTGTCTTGAGCTGGCTCGTGAGCGTCTGGGTGATGAGTATGAGATTACCGAGCGAAAGTACACCATCGCTGAGGTCgttgaggctgatgctgagggtcGTCTTATCGAGTCTTTCGCTGCTGGTACTGCT TACTTCATCTGCCCCGTCTCCCAGATCCACCACCGTGGACAGgacatcaacatccccaTGGGCGCTGAGGGTGAAGCCGGCGAGGTCACCGGCAAGATCAAGGGCTGGCTGGGTGACATCATGTACGGTCGCACAGAGCACCCCTGGGGCGTTGTCATCCCCGAAAAGAAGCAGTAA
- a CDS encoding monothiol glutaredoxin has product MFARTVASSLRQAARPVAVRSTAPLFRTPISPLTPFQARLLSDQTRSAIDKAVSSAPVVLFMKGTPETPQCGFSRAAIQILGLQGVNPDKFAAFNVLEDPELREGIKEYSDWPTIPQLYVAKEFIGGTDILVSMHQNGDLAKLFDEKKVILEGEPEQKE; this is encoded by the exons ATGTTTGCGCGAACAGTAGCTTCA TCCCTCCGACAAGCCGCCCGGCCTGTCGCCGTCCGCTCGACAGCTCCTCTCTTCCGCACACCAATCTCCCCCCTCACACCCTTCCAAGCCCGTCTGCTCTCCGACCAAACCCGCTCCGCAATCGACAAAGCCGTATCCTCCGCCCCCGTCGTGCTCTTCATGAAGGGAACACCCGAGACACCGCAGTGCGGCTTTTCGCGCGCCGCCATTCAGATCCTCGGCCTGCAGGGCGTCAACCCCGATAAATTCGCCGCCTTCAACGTCCTCGAAGACCCCGAGCTGCGGGAGGGTATCAAGGAGTACTCCGACTGGCCTACGATTCCTCAGCTCTACGTTGCGAAGGAGTTTATTGGTGGAACGGATATTCTGGTCTCGATGCATCAGAATGGTGATCTGGCGAAGCTgtttgatgagaagaaggtcattCTTGAGGGAGAGCCTGAGCAGAAGGAATAG